Proteins found in one Coffea eugenioides isolate CCC68of chromosome 5, Ceug_1.0, whole genome shotgun sequence genomic segment:
- the LOC113772011 gene encoding F-box/FBD/LRR-repeat protein At1g13570-like has product MILNCRIMTADNHARVAEERGAVDRLSNLPINAIQNIIGHMPIRDAARTSILSSKWRYIWAEYPEVVLDEQFYAEIMRNNTQYFFMIEYVNKVNGILFQHLGPILKFVLDIPELYSTQYSRIDQWLLFVSRKDVTKLILHNRSPNPYKVPCYAFSCPKLAHISVTKCIFSAPNSEGFFGKLSHLVLETVTFQFSVLNLPQLVQLELQNCFGIQLLCVSAPSLRLLYLLDNDDLDLSYYITCKDLEEVCIGLSDGVEHDKLDKNITLTKLLGCWPELKCLYLNGSFLKHLAAGDIPQRLPIDQVNSLIYLTPFRITYHCAEIACILCLLQSALNLSELEIWADEQIIYDEKTVSYLKEPDLMKQSFKGLQTVIMKMFEGSTSELLLVKLLLFCSPSLERMCIEENQDLDPLERLNTSKELLRFSRASPKVEVIFNQGIET; this is encoded by the exons ATGATTCTCAATTGCCG AATCATGACTGCTGATAATCATGCAAGGGTTGCTGAGGAAAGGGGTGCAGTAGATAGACTCTCAAACCTTCCCATAAATGCCATACAGAATATAATAGGACACATGCCCATTCGAGATGCAGCAAGAACGAGTATTTTGTCGAGCAAATGGAGATATATTTGGGCTGAATATCCAGAGGTTGTTCTTGACGAGCAATTCTACGCAGAGATAATGCGAAACAATACACAGTACTTTTTCATGATCGAATATGTAAACAAAGTCAATGGAATACTTTTTCAACACCTTGGACCCATTTTGAAATTCGTTCTTGACATTCCAGAATTGTATTCAACTCAATACTCCAGGATTGATCAGTGGTTGCTATTCGTGTCGAGAAAAGATGTGACAAAACTCATTCTTCATAACAGAAGTCCTAATCCTTACAAAGTACCTTGTTATGCTTTCAGTTGTCCAAAACTTGCCCATATAAGCGTGACTAAATGTATTTTTAGCGCACCAAACTCAGAAGGCTTCTTCGGAAAGCTCAGTCACCTTGTTCTGGAAACAGTCACCTTTCAGTTCTCAGTCCTTAATCTCCCTCAACTTGTTCAATTAGAATTACAAAACTGTTTTGGCATCCAACTTTTATGTGTATCTGCTCCATCACTACGATTGTTGTATCTTCTGGACAATGATGATCTTGACTTGAGCTATTATATCACCTGCAAAGACCTGGAAGAGGTGTGCATTGGATTATCAGATGGAGTTGAACATGATAAATTGGATAAGAACATTACTTTGACAAAGCTTCTTGGCTGTTGGCCTGAACTCAAGTGTCTTTATTTGAACGGATCATTTCTCAAG CATCTGGCAGCAGGTGACATTCCTCAGAGGCTTCCGATTGATCAAGTTAACTCCTTGATATATCTGACCCCATTTCGTATTACCTATCACTGTGCCGAGATTGCTTGCATTCTTTGCTTATTGCAGAGTGCTTTGAACTTGTCTGAATTGGAGATTTGGGCG GATGAGCAGATCATATACGACGAGAAAACTGTCAGTTACTTGAAAGAACCAGATCTGatgaaacaaagttttaaaGGACTCCAGACTGTGATCATGAAAATGTTTGAAGGTTCGACATCTGAACTGCTTCTTGTAAAGCTTCTGTTATTCTGCTCCCCATCACTTGAAAGAATGTGTATTGAAGAGAACCAAGACCTTGACCCTCTTGAAAGGTTGAACACATCAAAGGAGTTGTTGCGGTTCTCACGAGCATCGCCTAAAGTTGAAGTGATTTTCAACCAGGGAATTGAAACTTAG